The following are encoded together in the Deinococcus soli (ex Cha et al. 2016) genome:
- a CDS encoding DUF4394 domain-containing protein: MKHAALLLLSALTLASCSMPRTPAAPAGQVTYGLNGATLYTFGLDNPDASRRSVTITGLSSGDTLVDLDVRNTDGMLYGFASSGRVYMINADTGTATADASVTGTTLVAADFNPQANRLRVIGANDANFRLTLNAAPIPGTSTAGAQTNDGMFSYAAGDANVGKNPELVAAAYTNSFNDSATKAYSAATPTTLYTLDAGTDSLVKHVNNTTTMPALPAGNFSDLTTVGALGVDVMVGKTGFDIAGAGTAVLSRAGASSTDLYTVDLTSGKAMMKGSVKVTLSSVALKLQAP; encoded by the coding sequence ATGAAACACGCCGCCCTGCTGCTCCTGTCCGCCCTGACCCTCGCGTCCTGCTCGATGCCCCGCACGCCCGCCGCGCCCGCCGGACAGGTCACGTACGGCCTGAACGGCGCCACGCTGTACACCTTCGGGCTGGACAACCCGGACGCCAGCCGCCGGAGCGTGACCATCACCGGGCTGAGCAGCGGTGACACCCTGGTGGACCTGGACGTCCGCAACACCGACGGCATGCTGTACGGCTTCGCCAGCAGCGGCCGCGTGTACATGATCAACGCCGACACCGGCACCGCGACGGCGGACGCGAGCGTCACCGGCACGACACTGGTCGCGGCGGACTTCAACCCCCAGGCAAACCGCCTGCGGGTCATCGGGGCGAACGACGCGAACTTCCGCCTCACCCTGAACGCCGCCCCTATCCCTGGCACATCTACCGCAGGCGCACAGACCAACGACGGAATGTTCAGCTACGCAGCGGGTGACGCGAATGTCGGCAAGAACCCCGAGCTTGTGGCCGCCGCGTACACGAATTCGTTCAATGACAGCGCCACGAAGGCGTACAGCGCCGCGACACCCACCACGCTGTACACCCTTGACGCCGGAACGGACAGCCTCGTGAAGCACGTGAACAACACGACCACCATGCCCGCACTGCCCGCAGGCAACTTCAGTGACCTGACCACCGTGGGGGCGCTGGGTGTGGATGTCATGGTCGGGAAGACCGGGTTCGATATCGCCGGGGCAGGCACGGCCGTCCTGAGTCGCGCCGGGGCCAGCAGCACCGACCTGTACACCGTGGACCTGACCAGCGGCAAGGCGATGATGAAAGGCAGCGTGAAGGTCACGCTGAGCAGCGTGGCCCTGAAACTCCAGGCGCCCTGA
- the nucS gene encoding endonuclease NucS, producing the protein MLIESLNHPAPEALLAFLRAHLHARVTLHLAGEVEVLYAGRATSMAEAGDRLLLVKPDGSLQVHGPRGVKPVNWQPRTDHLSAELDGGCVVLHAERRSPAEVVRVRVIGCVQVTALNLADEALFLLQGSEAQMQQALAHAPHLIEEGLTVLDRELLVGVGGIDLYARDAQGRYVVVELKRGKAGHDAVHQLGRYVDAVRTQVSAPVRGILAAPDITVPALKVAQAAGLEYVKVDALPQVQEEARQPMLF; encoded by the coding sequence ATGCTGATCGAGTCCCTGAACCACCCTGCCCCCGAAGCCCTGCTGGCGTTCCTGCGCGCCCACCTGCACGCCCGCGTGACCCTGCACCTGGCCGGAGAGGTCGAGGTGCTGTACGCCGGGCGGGCCACCAGCATGGCCGAGGCCGGGGACCGCCTGCTGCTCGTGAAACCCGACGGGTCCCTGCAGGTCCACGGGCCCAGGGGCGTGAAACCCGTGAACTGGCAGCCGCGCACCGATCACCTCTCGGCCGAACTGGACGGCGGCTGCGTGGTCCTGCACGCCGAGCGGCGCAGCCCCGCCGAGGTCGTGCGGGTGCGCGTCATCGGTTGCGTGCAGGTCACCGCGCTGAACCTCGCCGACGAGGCCCTGTTCCTGCTGCAGGGCAGCGAGGCGCAGATGCAGCAGGCCCTCGCCCACGCGCCGCACCTGATCGAGGAGGGCCTGACGGTCCTGGACCGCGAACTGCTCGTCGGGGTGGGCGGCATCGACCTGTACGCCCGCGACGCGCAGGGCCGCTACGTGGTCGTGGAACTCAAACGCGGCAAGGCCGGGCACGACGCCGTGCACCAGCTCGGGCGTTACGTGGACGCCGTCCGCACCCAGGTATCGGCCCCAGTCCGCGGCATTCTCGCCGCGCCGGACATCACCGTGCCCGCCCTGAAGGTCGCGCAGGCCGCCGGACTGGAGTACGTGAAAGTCGACGCGCTCCCCCAGGTGCAGGAGGAAGCGCGCCAGCCCATGCTGTTCTGA
- the hisIE gene encoding bifunctional phosphoribosyl-AMP cyclohydrolase/phosphoribosyl-ATP diphosphatase HisIE — MTSPTPLSLDSLKFDPQTGLIPVVTQDARSGAVLMQAWADRAAVARTLDTREATYWSRSRAQQWVKGATSGHTQQVVDVQADCDGDSLLYRVHQTGPACHTGAYSCYHQPLLTTGAPPAGLDGTLDRVYATITERLATLPENSYVARLHAGGLDRVLKKISEESGEVLLAAKNADRAELATEVADLLFHTLFAMAEVGVSPADVAAVLAEREGRTGLKGPKEVG; from the coding sequence ATGACATCCCCCACCCCCCTGTCCCTGGACTCCCTGAAGTTCGATCCTCAGACCGGCCTGATCCCGGTCGTCACGCAGGACGCCCGCAGCGGCGCCGTCCTTATGCAGGCCTGGGCCGACCGCGCCGCCGTTGCCCGCACCCTCGACACCCGCGAGGCCACCTACTGGTCCCGCTCCCGCGCCCAGCAGTGGGTCAAAGGCGCCACCAGCGGCCACACCCAGCAGGTCGTGGACGTGCAGGCCGACTGCGACGGCGACAGCCTGCTGTACCGCGTTCATCAGACCGGCCCGGCCTGCCACACCGGCGCGTACTCCTGCTACCACCAGCCCCTCCTGACCACCGGCGCGCCGCCCGCCGGACTGGACGGCACGCTGGACCGCGTGTACGCCACCATCACCGAACGGCTCGCCACCCTGCCCGAGAACAGCTATGTGGCCCGCCTGCACGCCGGGGGCCTGGACCGCGTCCTGAAGAAGATCAGTGAGGAGAGCGGCGAGGTCCTGCTGGCCGCGAAGAACGCCGACCGCGCCGAACTCGCCACCGAGGTCGCCGACCTACTATTCCACACCCTGTTCGCCATGGCCGAGGTGGGCGTCAGCCCCGCCGACGTCGCCGCCGTCCTCGCGGAGCGCGAGGGCCGCACCGGACTCAAGGGCCCGAAAGAAGTGGGATGA
- the hisF gene encoding imidazole glycerol phosphate synthase subunit HisF: MLSKRIIPCLDVQNGRVVKNVRFFENHRDAGDPLVLAQAYEAQQADELVFYDITATHEGRSLMLDVAARVAEQVMMPLTVGGGVNHLSDFRQLLLAGADKISVNSGALTRPELIREASDHYGAQCVMLSIDAKRREGGGWNVFRAGGRVDTGLDLIEWATRGQALGAGEICLNVMDADGTKGGFALDATRAVARAVDLPVIASGGAGKLQDFRDVLLGGDQGGNADAALAASVFHFGELTVPQVKAYLKAEGLPVRHDWHDTSRA; the protein is encoded by the coding sequence ATGTTGAGCAAGCGCATCATTCCCTGCCTGGACGTCCAGAACGGCCGGGTGGTGAAAAACGTCCGGTTCTTCGAGAACCACCGCGACGCCGGGGACCCGCTGGTGCTCGCGCAGGCGTACGAGGCCCAGCAGGCCGACGAACTGGTCTTCTACGACATCACCGCCACCCATGAGGGCCGCAGCCTGATGCTGGACGTCGCCGCGCGCGTGGCCGAACAGGTCATGATGCCCCTGACCGTCGGCGGCGGCGTGAACCATCTTTCGGACTTCCGGCAGCTGCTGCTGGCCGGCGCGGACAAGATCAGCGTGAACAGCGGCGCCCTGACCCGCCCGGAGCTGATCCGCGAGGCCAGCGACCACTACGGCGCGCAGTGCGTGATGCTCAGCATCGACGCCAAACGGCGCGAAGGCGGCGGCTGGAACGTGTTCCGCGCGGGCGGCCGGGTCGATACGGGCCTGGACCTGATCGAGTGGGCCACCCGCGGGCAGGCGCTCGGCGCGGGCGAGATCTGCCTGAACGTCATGGACGCCGACGGCACCAAAGGCGGCTTCGCGCTGGACGCCACCCGCGCCGTGGCGCGCGCCGTGGACCTGCCCGTCATCGCGTCCGGCGGCGCCGGGAAACTGCAGGACTTCCGCGACGTCCTGCTCGGCGGCGATCAGGGCGGGAACGCCGACGCCGCGCTGGCCGCGAGCGTCTTCCACTTCGGCGAATTGACCGTCCCGCAGGTCAAGGCGTACCTGAAAGCCGAGGGTCTGCCCGTCCGGCACGACTGGCACGACACGTCCCGCGCCTGA
- a CDS encoding response regulator: MNTRRILLIDDNPNDVELALTALDEVATGGAVSVASSGPEAMATLRRARDEDRLPDLILLDLKMPHMDGIAILDAIRAERGLDGIPVVMLTTSGENRDIRESYAHGASAYVVKPLDFTQFREALRTIQAFWTSLNRPPRTN; this comes from the coding sequence GTGAACACCCGCAGAATCCTGCTGATCGACGACAACCCCAACGACGTGGAACTCGCCCTGACCGCGCTGGACGAGGTCGCGACCGGGGGCGCGGTCAGCGTGGCCAGCAGCGGCCCCGAGGCCATGGCCACCCTGCGCCGCGCCCGCGACGAGGACCGCCTGCCCGACCTGATCCTGCTGGACCTCAAGATGCCCCACATGGACGGCATCGCCATCCTGGACGCCATCCGCGCCGAACGCGGCCTGGACGGCATCCCGGTCGTGATGCTCACCACCAGCGGTGAGAACCGCGACATCCGCGAATCCTACGCGCACGGCGCGAGCGCCTACGTCGTCAAGCCCCTGGATTTCACGCAGTTCCGCGAGGCGCTGCGCACCATCCAGGCCTTCTGGACCTCCCTGAACCGCCCACCGCGCACCAACTGA
- a CDS encoding DUF72 domain-containing protein: MRVYIGCGGYSNDDWAAPGLLYDGVRKDDYLGTYARHFDAAELNASFYGIPGLKAFEGMLRRSAGRVRFTVKLHRVFTHDRAPTDDDFDRMLQSPGPLREAGVLGPYLAQFPYSFHRTPANRRYLQMLTERFAGHELAVEIRHEDWDRPEVREGMAQRGVIWVSPDYPPAGGLPEPQLHVTADVGYLRLHGRNAANWWDGQSAAERHDYLYSRAEMDEWAQKIALVADDLSELYVFFENTTRGHALKNIPQLREALNAHGVPVQTPDPLDFPDDGRLL, encoded by the coding sequence ATGCGCGTGTATATCGGCTGCGGCGGCTACAGCAACGACGACTGGGCGGCTCCGGGCCTCCTCTACGACGGCGTGCGCAAGGACGACTACCTGGGCACCTACGCCCGGCACTTCGACGCTGCCGAACTGAACGCCTCGTTCTACGGCATTCCCGGCCTGAAGGCCTTCGAGGGCATGCTGCGGCGCAGCGCCGGCCGGGTCCGGTTCACCGTGAAACTCCACCGGGTGTTCACGCACGACCGCGCCCCGACCGACGACGACTTCGACCGCATGCTCCAGAGCCCGGGGCCGCTGCGCGAGGCGGGTGTACTGGGGCCGTACCTGGCGCAGTTCCCGTACTCGTTTCACCGCACGCCCGCCAACCGCCGGTACCTGCAGATGCTCACCGAACGCTTCGCCGGGCACGAACTGGCCGTCGAGATCCGCCATGAGGACTGGGACCGCCCCGAGGTCCGCGAGGGCATGGCGCAGCGCGGCGTGATCTGGGTCAGCCCCGACTACCCGCCCGCCGGGGGCCTGCCCGAACCTCAGCTGCATGTCACGGCGGACGTCGGCTACCTGCGCCTGCACGGCCGCAACGCCGCGAACTGGTGGGACGGCCAGAGTGCCGCCGAACGCCACGACTACCTCTACTCCCGCGCGGAGATGGACGAGTGGGCGCAGAAGATCGCGCTCGTCGCCGACGACCTCAGCGAGCTGTACGTGTTCTTCGAGAACACCACCAGGGGCCACGCGCTGAAGAACATCCCGCAGCTGCGCGAAGCCCTGAACGCCCACGGCGTGCCCGTGCAGACCCCCGACCCGCTGGACTTCCCCGACGACGGCCGCCTGCTGTGA
- the mqnB gene encoding futalosine hydrolase has translation MPMSPAAPDAPSPDVLIVVATRGEAAHLRDLAARVIVSGVGPVAAALATAHALTAAPARLVISAGIGGAYPGGGLHPGDLAVSSVMIQADLGAWDGAAFLPLDDLGLSVLPDGPHGAVFPAWTGAGGVAERAGAALGPALTLGGVTGSAAQAQALERRYPGALCEGMEGAGIAHAALLAGVPALEVRGISNPVGPRDRCAWRIPEALAATRRGVQAALAVMGDG, from the coding sequence ATGCCCATGTCCCCTGCCGCTCCCGACGCGCCCAGCCCGGACGTCCTGATCGTCGTCGCCACGCGCGGCGAGGCCGCGCACCTGCGGGACCTCGCCGCGCGGGTGATCGTCAGCGGGGTCGGGCCGGTCGCGGCGGCCCTGGCCACCGCCCACGCCCTGACGGCCGCTCCAGCCAGGCTGGTGATCAGCGCCGGGATCGGCGGCGCGTACCCCGGCGGCGGCCTGCACCCCGGCGACCTCGCCGTGTCCAGCGTGATGATCCAGGCGGACCTGGGGGCCTGGGACGGCGCCGCCTTCCTGCCGCTGGACGACCTGGGCCTGTCGGTCCTGCCGGACGGTCCGCACGGCGCGGTCTTTCCCGCCTGGACAGGGGCCGGGGGGGTCGCCGAGCGCGCCGGCGCCGCGCTCGGCCCGGCCCTGACGCTGGGCGGCGTGACCGGCAGCGCGGCGCAGGCGCAGGCGCTGGAACGCCGGTACCCCGGCGCGCTGTGCGAGGGCATGGAAGGCGCCGGCATCGCCCACGCCGCCCTGCTCGCCGGGGTCCCGGCGCTGGAAGTGCGCGGCATCAGCAACCCCGTCGGCCCCCGCGACCGCTGCGCGTGGCGCATTCCCGAGGCCCTCGCCGCAACCCGCCGGGGCGTGCAGGCCGCGCTGGCAGTGATGGGTGATGGGTGA
- a CDS encoding DUF4384 domain-containing protein, protein MKKLLLIPAAMLLSTAAAAPKISAQSIIVNPTQPDLNVSVRVDKDTTGNQNPAYRVGDKISISATVNRDAYVYLFNVNPDGSVDQILPNRLSDSNLVKANTTKVFPAPEDKFNFTVAGPIGQNKVLALASLTPLNLDQISSFKTTQDQFATVNAKNQAGLAQALSIVVNPLPQNSWVSDTAFYTVAGRTPISTGSLFVGTNVNNATVILNGQRLGGANVTYSNLKAGSYPIRVQAPGYRDFTTTVAIRGGSTTNVNVEFAQAVTPAPVNNAFTVSVRSSVSGARIFVDGQEAGTVRNGGLDLQLSGGTHEIVMIAPGYRTFVSNYNITKNGQITINPSR, encoded by the coding sequence ATGAAAAAGCTTCTTCTTATTCCGGCCGCGATGCTCCTGAGCACCGCCGCCGCTGCCCCCAAAATCAGCGCCCAGAGCATCATCGTGAACCCCACCCAGCCTGACCTGAACGTCAGCGTGCGCGTGGACAAGGACACGACGGGCAACCAGAACCCCGCCTACCGCGTGGGCGATAAGATCAGCATCAGCGCCACCGTCAACCGCGACGCGTACGTCTACCTGTTCAACGTGAACCCCGACGGCAGCGTCGATCAGATCCTTCCCAACCGCCTGAGCGACAGCAACCTCGTCAAGGCCAACACCACCAAGGTGTTCCCCGCCCCCGAGGACAAGTTCAACTTCACGGTCGCCGGCCCTATCGGGCAGAACAAGGTGCTGGCCCTGGCCAGCCTCACCCCGCTGAACCTCGATCAGATCAGCTCCTTCAAGACCACCCAGGACCAGTTCGCCACCGTGAACGCCAAGAACCAGGCCGGTCTGGCCCAGGCACTGAGCATCGTCGTCAACCCCCTGCCCCAGAACAGCTGGGTCAGTGACACCGCCTTCTACACCGTGGCGGGCCGCACGCCCATCAGCACCGGCAGCCTGTTCGTCGGCACGAACGTGAACAACGCCACCGTGATCCTGAACGGTCAGCGACTGGGCGGCGCGAACGTCACATACAGCAACCTGAAGGCCGGCAGCTACCCCATCCGCGTCCAGGCGCCCGGGTACCGTGACTTCACCACCACCGTCGCCATCCGCGGCGGCAGCACCACCAACGTGAACGTCGAGTTCGCGCAGGCCGTCACCCCGGCCCCCGTGAACAATGCCTTCACCGTGTCCGTGCGCAGCAGCGTCAGTGGCGCCCGCATCTTCGTGGACGGCCAGGAAGCCGGGACCGTCCGCAACGGCGGCCTGGACCTGCAGCTGAGCGGCGGCACGCACGAGATCGTGATGATCGCCCCCGGGTACCGCACCTTCGTGAGCAACTACAACATCACGAAGAACGGCCAGATCACCATCAACCCCAGCCGCTGA
- a CDS encoding NUDIX hydrolase has product MTDPLDAVTADPWATWLGERERRTLHLPDYRRAAVLVGLTREVDARVLLTVRSADLPTHKGQISFPGGSLERGETPVEAALREAQEEVGLDPAQVTVLGELDDVFTPIGFHVTPVLARIPAQPTLTLSGEVAQLLLPGLADLRAAPMIREVRTLPDGMRVPLYRYPWQGHDIWGMTARVLHDLLRDGPLNDGPA; this is encoded by the coding sequence ATGACCGACCCGCTGGACGCAGTGACCGCCGACCCGTGGGCGACGTGGCTGGGGGAGCGGGAGCGCCGCACGCTGCACCTGCCGGACTACCGCCGCGCGGCAGTGCTCGTGGGCCTCACGCGCGAGGTGGACGCGCGGGTGCTGCTCACGGTGCGGTCGGCGGACCTGCCCACCCACAAAGGCCAGATCAGCTTTCCCGGCGGCAGCCTGGAGCGCGGCGAGACCCCCGTGGAGGCCGCGCTGCGCGAGGCGCAGGAGGAGGTCGGGCTGGACCCGGCGCAGGTGACGGTCCTGGGTGAACTGGACGACGTGTTCACCCCCATCGGCTTTCACGTGACGCCGGTCCTGGCCCGCATTCCCGCGCAGCCCACCCTGACGCTGTCGGGCGAGGTCGCGCAGCTGCTCCTGCCGGGCCTGGCCGACCTGCGCGCCGCGCCCATGATCCGGGAGGTCCGGACCCTGCCCGACGGGATGCGGGTGCCGCTCTACCGCTACCCGTGGCAGGGACATGACATCTGGGGTATGACGGCGCGGGTGCTGCACGACCTGCTGCGCGACGGCCCGCTGAATGACGGTCCAGCCTGA
- a CDS encoding MazG family protein → MQELLSIMRRLRAPGGCPWDREQTHESLRPYLLEEAAEAADAVSSPDPADLPDELGDVLLQVAFHSVIAEEAGTFGYADVERAIVEKLVRRHPHVFAGADVSGSEEVVTNWQAIKAAERGGRVRRPEQRVPAALGALAREAKAQKLAGREKGAPEAARGALLAAAQAAPASADGVADVLEAVVAWARAAGVDAELALRERTLSSLRALPDDAGLTS, encoded by the coding sequence ATGCAGGAACTTCTGTCCATCATGCGGCGCCTGCGCGCGCCCGGCGGCTGCCCCTGGGACCGGGAGCAGACGCACGAGTCCCTGCGTCCCTACCTGCTGGAGGAAGCGGCCGAGGCGGCCGACGCCGTGAGCAGCCCCGACCCGGCCGACCTGCCCGACGAGCTGGGCGACGTGCTGCTGCAGGTGGCGTTTCACAGCGTGATCGCCGAGGAGGCCGGGACCTTCGGGTACGCGGACGTGGAGCGGGCCATCGTGGAGAAACTCGTGCGGCGCCACCCTCACGTGTTCGCAGGGGCGGACGTGAGCGGCAGTGAGGAGGTCGTGACGAACTGGCAGGCCATCAAGGCCGCCGAGCGCGGCGGACGCGTGCGGCGCCCCGAGCAGCGCGTTCCCGCGGCGCTGGGCGCCCTGGCGCGCGAGGCGAAGGCGCAGAAGCTCGCCGGGCGAGAGAAGGGGGCGCCCGAGGCGGCGCGGGGAGCGCTGCTGGCCGCCGCGCAGGCCGCACCAGCCTCGGCCGACGGGGTCGCGGACGTCCTGGAGGCCGTGGTGGCCTGGGCGCGCGCGGCGGGCGTGGACGCCGAACTGGCCCTGCGCGAACGGACCCTGAGCAGCCTGCGGGCCCTGCCGGACGACGCCGGGCTGACCTCATGA
- a CDS encoding SDR family oxidoreductase yields MTQTTQKSAFITGASKGIGHAVAQALIADGYAVTITSRNADEIAQVAAGLGADARGVACDVKDPRAVQAAVDAHVAAFGGLDVLFVNAGVGHFGNVADLSIEQWQDVIDTNLSGAFYTVKAAIPALSARGGYIFTLSSLAGKNPLPGGGAYNASKFGLNGLSEVLNLDLRDRGIKVTQIMPGSVATHFGGHTPDQDKDAWKIQPEDLAQLTVDLLHMPERTLPSRVEVRPSRPPKK; encoded by the coding sequence ATGACGCAGACCACCCAGAAGAGCGCCTTCATCACCGGAGCCAGCAAGGGCATCGGACACGCCGTCGCGCAGGCCCTGATCGCGGACGGGTACGCCGTGACCATCACCAGCCGCAACGCGGACGAGATCGCGCAGGTCGCCGCCGGGCTGGGCGCGGACGCGCGCGGCGTCGCCTGCGACGTGAAGGACCCCCGCGCCGTGCAGGCCGCCGTGGACGCGCACGTGGCGGCCTTCGGCGGGCTGGACGTGCTGTTCGTGAACGCCGGCGTCGGCCACTTCGGGAACGTCGCGGACCTGAGCATCGAGCAGTGGCAGGACGTGATCGACACGAACCTCAGCGGCGCGTTCTACACCGTCAAGGCCGCCATTCCCGCCCTGTCCGCGCGCGGCGGGTACATCTTCACGCTGTCCAGCCTCGCCGGGAAGAACCCCCTGCCGGGCGGCGGCGCGTACAACGCCAGCAAGTTCGGCCTGAACGGCCTCAGCGAGGTCCTGAACCTCGACCTGCGCGACCGGGGCATCAAGGTCACGCAGATCATGCCCGGCAGCGTCGCCACGCACTTCGGCGGCCACACGCCCGATCAGGACAAGGACGCCTGGAAGATCCAGCCCGAGGACCTCGCGCAGCTCACCGTGGACCTCCTGCACATGCCGGAGCGCACCCTGCCCAGCCGCGTGGAAGTCCGCCCCAGCCGCCCCCCGAAAAAGTAA
- the smpB gene encoding SsrA-binding protein SmpB, giving the protein MYTNRRAHYEYELLERFEAGISLTGSEVKSIRAGGVDFRDAFARLNGGNIDLEGLYIPTYKEATYNNHEPRRTRRLLLHREEIGKVRRGLEQKGLTLVPTRLYQKGKFFKVEIALARGKKLHDKRRAEAEKTVRRELREL; this is encoded by the coding sequence GTGTACACGAACCGCCGCGCTCACTACGAGTACGAACTGCTGGAGCGCTTCGAGGCGGGGATCAGCCTGACGGGCAGTGAAGTCAAGAGCATCCGCGCGGGCGGCGTGGACTTCCGCGACGCCTTCGCCCGTCTGAACGGGGGCAACATCGACCTGGAAGGCCTGTACATCCCGACCTACAAGGAAGCGACGTACAACAACCACGAGCCCCGCCGCACCCGCCGCCTGCTCCTGCACCGCGAGGAGATCGGCAAGGTCAGGCGCGGCCTGGAACAGAAAGGCCTGACGCTGGTCCCGACCCGCCTGTACCAGAAGGGGAAGTTCTTCAAGGTGGAAATCGCGCTGGCGCGCGGTAAGAAACTGCACGACAAGCGCCGCGCCGAGGCCGAGAAGACCGTGCGCCGGGAGCTGCGCGAACTGTGA
- a CDS encoding N-acetylmuramoyl-L-alanine amidase — translation MTRLKFGLPGRRTALSAAAASLLLIGLAGAQIAFSRLNLAGRDVQSIQLYGAEYASQSNLSGLLSITQDSGVVRVTGLGHTLLLPLDEDQQRATTAFNTVQLDTRRVQGRTATLVNGNLYLPLDTLASGLGAQYEQGRFTLTAPKLVSVSSRAGRDTDRVVLDLSRDVPVTDEQRGDRVVLTLKGIQGDARRYTTRGAFVPSAEVARSGSDLTVTLPLPASSGYRVFKVVRGSGVRVVVDAGPGVASSAPEVLSRINSPLIVLDPAVVPGVSSDVTLEVARQAAQLLTEKGWQVRVTRDSGAGLNREEVLTLARQSDVYLALDLGRLPGARRSGVTVYEQTGRASSQLINALRGGSSAPYSTLVVAGAGSTRRLGELLRGELKGGGVTAGQQSISRVQSLGEAPQAALLLELGWANNAQDLATLGSAARQKILSVAVARSVATYLTARANNNANLSAPGGTQ, via the coding sequence GTGACGCGCCTGAAGTTCGGCCTGCCCGGCCGCCGCACCGCCCTGAGCGCCGCCGCCGCCAGCCTGCTCCTGATCGGACTGGCGGGCGCGCAGATTGCCTTCTCCCGCCTGAATCTGGCGGGGCGGGACGTGCAGAGCATCCAGCTGTACGGCGCGGAGTACGCCAGCCAGAGCAACCTCAGCGGCCTGCTGAGCATCACGCAGGACAGCGGTGTGGTCCGCGTGACCGGCCTGGGCCACACCCTGCTGCTCCCCCTGGACGAGGACCAGCAGCGGGCCACCACGGCGTTCAACACCGTGCAACTCGACACGCGGCGCGTGCAGGGGCGCACCGCGACGCTGGTGAACGGCAACCTGTACCTGCCACTGGACACCCTGGCCAGCGGCCTGGGCGCCCAGTACGAGCAGGGCCGGTTCACGCTGACCGCGCCGAAACTGGTCAGCGTCAGCAGCCGCGCCGGGCGCGACACGGACCGCGTCGTGCTGGACCTCAGCCGGGACGTGCCGGTCACCGACGAGCAGCGCGGCGACCGGGTCGTCCTGACGTTGAAAGGCATCCAGGGCGACGCGCGGCGCTACACCACCCGCGGAGCGTTCGTGCCCAGCGCGGAGGTCGCGCGCAGCGGCAGCGACCTGACCGTCACGCTGCCCCTGCCGGCCAGCAGCGGGTACCGGGTGTTCAAGGTCGTGCGGGGCAGCGGCGTGCGTGTCGTCGTGGACGCCGGACCCGGCGTGGCCAGCAGCGCCCCGGAGGTCCTGTCGCGCATCAACTCTCCGCTGATCGTTCTGGATCCCGCCGTGGTGCCCGGCGTGAGCAGCGACGTCACGCTGGAAGTCGCCCGGCAGGCCGCGCAGCTCCTGACCGAGAAGGGCTGGCAGGTGCGCGTCACGCGGGACAGCGGCGCCGGACTGAACCGCGAGGAGGTCCTGACGCTGGCCCGCCAGAGCGACGTGTACCTCGCGCTGGACCTGGGCCGCCTGCCCGGCGCGCGCCGCAGCGGCGTCACCGTGTACGAGCAGACGGGTCGGGCCAGCAGTCAGCTGATCAACGCCCTGCGCGGCGGCAGCAGCGCCCCCTACAGCACCCTGGTCGTGGCCGGGGCGGGCAGCACCCGCCGCCTGGGTGAACTGCTGCGCGGAGAGCTCAAGGGCGGCGGCGTCACCGCCGGGCAGCAGAGCATCAGCCGCGTGCAGAGCCTCGGGGAGGCCCCGCAGGCGGCGCTGCTGCTGGAACTCGGCTGGGCGAACAACGCGCAGGACCTCGCCACGCTGGGCAGCGCCGCCCGGCAGAAGATCCTGTCGGTCGCGGTGGCCCGCTCGGTCGCCACGTACCTGACGGCCCGCGCGAACAACAACGCGAATCTCAGCGCGCCCGGAGGCACCCAGTGA
- a CDS encoding GerMN domain-containing protein, which translates to MSVPRKLFSPFNVVAAALLAASVLALQAVQRTPPTPEPPKLDLTERQTLKVKVYFTDPQVQTLKAETRTVQVSRTNTRSVAQAAVDVWARGPYDKSFLGVVPTGTPAPKVYLRGAHYYVDLPDAYTKLRYGPSGERMLLCTLTRTLIEQKGQDVTFLVSGQNVEALGRMDLTQPFAAGDCADQ; encoded by the coding sequence GTGAGCGTGCCCCGCAAGCTGTTCTCACCGTTCAACGTGGTGGCTGCCGCGCTGCTCGCCGCGTCCGTGCTGGCCCTACAGGCCGTGCAGCGCACGCCGCCCACCCCCGAGCCGCCCAAACTGGACCTGACCGAACGGCAGACCCTGAAGGTCAAGGTGTACTTCACCGACCCGCAGGTGCAGACCCTCAAGGCCGAGACCCGCACGGTGCAGGTGTCGCGCACGAACACCCGTTCGGTCGCGCAGGCCGCCGTGGACGTCTGGGCGCGCGGCCCGTACGACAAGAGCTTCCTGGGTGTCGTACCCACCGGCACACCCGCCCCGAAGGTGTATCTGCGCGGCGCGCACTACTACGTGGACCTACCCGACGCGTACACCAAGCTCCGCTACGGTCCCAGCGGTGAGCGGATGCTGCTGTGCACCCTGACCCGCACCCTGATCGAGCAGAAGGGGCAGGACGTGACGTTCCTGGTCAGCGGGCAGAACGTCGAGGCGCTGGGCCGCATGGACCTCACGCAGCCGTTCGCGGCCGGGGACTGCGCCGACCAGTGA